The genomic region CCTCGTATCTTGCGTCGCGACGACTCTCCCTCTCGCTTGGGGGGCGGTCGGCGGAGCGCAAGATTTCTGAACGCCGGCGACCCTCGCCAATACTGGCAAGCATTCTACGAACGATCGGGCTGAGATTCGGGGCAGCGAATCGCAGGCTGCACTCCATCGATACGCGGTGAACCTCGCGATCAACATCGTGGTTCAGCGCGGATCGACCCCGCCCCGCAAATTTTGACCGTCGCCTGTCGTCGTCGCCGCCGTTCTCGTTGAGCGCGAGAGGCGCGTCCGATCAAGGCGACTTGGACGCGAGGGCAGGGCTCGTGCACTGCGCGCGGGCGATCAAGCCGCGTCGGCGGAGCCGAGCGAAAAGGAGCTAAGCGGGGCGCCGCGGGCGTCGCCGTTTCAAGAAGAGCACGGTCGCGTGTTCGGCGTGCGTTCGTATTGCGGAAGATGTATCGCGGCGCGTCACCGGCGCCGCAGGCGTAATCTTTTGACAAATGCGCGCGTGCCCGAGAAACCCGAACGAGTAGTGTTAGAATTAGTTGTCTTTGACCCCGACGCCCGCACAAGGGGCGTCGCGTCAATTCTGCCCAGCGAGGTTCTGCGAAGGCTGACTCGACTCCCCCTAGCGACTCATCGACGGCGCTTGTCCCCCGATCAACGCCCGGACCCGCTCAGACGACGCAGGCCGGTTGCCCCGTTTGATCCTGCGACGAATCGCTCCAGCGATCGCCGATGATTCCCCCGAGTAAGCTGACCGTCGCCCATGACGCGGCGCCGCGCGACCCTCGCCGCCCCGGCAGACGAGCATAACGACACAGGAGCGTGGAACTTGTACGACGCACTTTTGGATCACGATCTCGAGGATGATTCGCCCGCGGTCGAGTTGGACCTTGACGACAAGAGTCTCGACGACGATTCGGGCGACGACGAGAGTCTCGATCTCGATCTCGGCGACGACAAAGCGGAAGCCGACGATCCCGCGGCCCTCGATTTGGAGAGCGAACTGCCCGACGGCGAGTCGTGGTCCGACGATCCCGTGCGCATGTATCTCACCCAAATGGGCGAGATCCCGCTGCTCACGCGCCAGCAGGAAATCAACCTTGCCCGGCGGATCGAAACGACTCGGGCCGCGTTTCGGCGCCGGTTGCTGGCCTGTGATTACGTGATCCGCGCCGCCTACAAGGTCCTGGGTCGCGTCCACCGAGGCGAGTTGCCGTTCGACCGCACCGTGCAGGTCTCGGTGACCGACCGGCTGGAGAAGGAGCAGATCCTCGGCCGGTTGCCCCACAATCTGGCGACGCTCGAGCTCCTGCTCGATCGCAACGCCGACGACTACCGCATCGCCACCAGCAAGAACCAAAAGCCCGCGGCTCGCAAGGCCGCCTGGGAGCGGCTCGGCAAGCGTCGTCGCCGCGCGGTGATGTTGGTCGAGGAACTCGGTTTGCGCACCCAGCGGATCGAGGCGATGATCGGCACGCTCGAAGAGTTCAGCCAGCGGGTCGACGAGTTGCAGGCGCAGTTCGCCAAGTCGCTCAAGGAGCGCCGTCCCGCGGCTGAGCGCAAGCCGTTGGTGATCGAGTATCGCAACATCCTGCGGCTCACCCAGGAGACCCCCTCCAGCCTGCGTCGTCGGGTGGCCGAGCTCAAGCAGATTTACACCAAGTACCAGCAGGCCAAACGGGGACTCAGCGAGGGGAACCTTCGGCTCGTGGTGTCGATCGCCAAGAAGTACCGCAACCGCGGCTTGTCGTTCCTCGACCTGATTCAGGAAGGCAACGCCGGCCTGATGCGGGCCGTCGACAAGTTCGAGTATCGCCGCGGCTTCAAGTTTTGCACTTACGCCACGTGGTGGATTCGCCAGGCGATCACCCGCGCCGTGGCCGACCAAAGCCGC from Pirellulales bacterium harbors:
- a CDS encoding sigma-70 family RNA polymerase sigma factor — translated: MTRRRATLAAPADEHNDTGAWNLYDALLDHDLEDDSPAVELDLDDKSLDDDSGDDESLDLDLGDDKAEADDPAALDLESELPDGESWSDDPVRMYLTQMGEIPLLTRQQEINLARRIETTRAAFRRRLLACDYVIRAAYKVLGRVHRGELPFDRTVQVSVTDRLEKEQILGRLPHNLATLELLLDRNADDYRIATSKNQKPAARKAAWERLGKRRRRAVMLVEELGLRTQRIEAMIGTLEEFSQRVDELQAQFAKSLKERRPAAERKPLVIEYRNILRLTQETPSSLRRRVAELKQIYTKYQQAKRGLSEGNLRLVVSIAKKYRNRGLSFLDLIQEGNAGLMRAVDKFEYRRGFKFCTYATWWIRQAITRAVADQSRTIRIPVHMVETMSRVRNVSRSLLQKLGREPTIEETAKAANCSVDEARRVLAMSRYPISLDRPVGNSEDSHFGDLLPDAGAESPAIGAAQEMLRSRITKVLKTLSYREREIIKLRYGLGDGYSYTLEEVGHIFKVTRERIRQIEAKAVRKLQQPSRSQELSGFLD